A region from the Mycolicibacterium phlei genome encodes:
- a CDS encoding CaiB/BaiF CoA transferase family protein produces the protein MKPGPLNGIRILDVSWVGVGCIATWLLADLGAEVIKIEPVNGSDNLRTLAPHVDGVGINHLVFDRYKKSLPLDLRTEAGREAFRAVADTADAVIEGMRTGVADRLEIGASALRARNPRLTYITLPGYGSGGPLSSVAGHDINFDAVAGLLSLTWPGPAGPPMVQASDYFGATLAALATITGVLQARQSGEGLAAESSLFDGALFSMVIPQAQRLMLGVDFGPTVHPLIGMWACYSVYECADGKSVAVGALEPHFWKRFCEVTGLDDQGAQYDPKRQDWLREQIANLMRTRTRDEWVEVFGTEDVCASPVLTIAEALDHPHVRARGNITKVSHPSGAVLEAPAGPLRFDSPSAAAEPAQVPHLGEGARELLAEVGYTDERIDQLIDEGAVYAPRRGDGE, from the coding sequence GTGAAACCTGGTCCCCTCAACGGAATCCGAATCCTCGACGTCTCGTGGGTCGGCGTCGGATGCATCGCGACCTGGCTCCTTGCCGACCTGGGCGCGGAAGTGATCAAGATCGAGCCGGTCAACGGCTCAGACAATCTGCGGACGCTGGCCCCGCACGTCGACGGGGTCGGCATCAATCACCTGGTGTTCGACCGGTACAAGAAGAGCCTGCCGCTCGATCTGCGCACCGAGGCCGGCCGGGAGGCCTTCCGCGCCGTGGCCGACACCGCGGATGCGGTCATCGAGGGCATGCGAACGGGCGTCGCCGACCGGCTCGAAATCGGTGCCAGTGCACTGCGCGCGCGCAATCCGCGCCTCACATACATCACCCTGCCCGGGTACGGCTCGGGCGGACCGTTGTCCTCGGTCGCGGGCCACGACATCAACTTCGACGCCGTCGCCGGGCTCCTGTCCCTGACCTGGCCCGGTCCCGCAGGGCCGCCCATGGTGCAGGCCTCCGACTACTTCGGTGCGACACTGGCCGCGCTTGCCACGATCACCGGCGTCCTTCAGGCCCGCCAGTCCGGCGAGGGCCTCGCGGCCGAATCCAGTCTGTTCGACGGGGCGCTGTTCTCGATGGTGATTCCCCAGGCACAGCGCCTGATGCTCGGAGTCGATTTCGGGCCGACCGTCCACCCCCTCATCGGCATGTGGGCCTGCTACAGCGTGTACGAGTGCGCCGACGGCAAGAGCGTCGCGGTCGGCGCGCTGGAGCCGCACTTCTGGAAGCGCTTCTGCGAGGTCACCGGGTTGGATGACCAAGGGGCACAGTACGATCCGAAGCGGCAGGATTGGCTGCGGGAGCAGATCGCGAACCTGATGCGTACCCGCACCCGGGACGAGTGGGTGGAGGTCTTCGGCACAGAGGACGTGTGCGCCTCTCCCGTCCTGACGATCGCCGAGGCGCTCGACCATCCGCATGTGCGGGCACGCGGCAACATCACCAAGGTATCTCATCCCTCGGGTGCCGTCCTGGAGGCGCCCGCAGGCCCGCTGCGTTTCGATTCCCCCTCTGCCGCAGCAGAACCCGCGCAGGTGCCGCATCTAGGCGAGGGGGCGCGCGAGCTTCTTGCCGAGGTGGGTTACACGGATGAGCGGATCGATCAGTTGATCGACGAGGGTGCGGTGTATGCGCCGCGCCGGGGCGACGGCGAATAG
- a CDS encoding PaaI family thioesterase, translating to MTLSRDGAAQVDDAFDGLVLSLRRFQAALAASRPPIALAAEISDRLEADAATLLAFSVAEHERPFGNLFDRTGRAQAMSPPFKYESFSRDSATGTVTFSDFYLGGNGAVHGGAVPLIFDEILGLLANTDRPRSRTAYLHVDYRQITPVNRPLRIDAWVDREEGRKLYLKGVLRDDQQLLAEAEGLFVTLRPGQP from the coding sequence ATGACCCTCTCGCGCGATGGAGCTGCTCAGGTCGATGACGCGTTCGACGGGTTGGTGCTGTCTCTGCGGCGGTTTCAGGCTGCGCTCGCGGCCTCACGACCTCCGATAGCGTTGGCGGCCGAGATCTCCGACCGCCTCGAAGCCGACGCCGCAACACTTCTGGCCTTCTCCGTTGCTGAGCACGAACGCCCGTTCGGCAACCTCTTCGATCGCACCGGGCGGGCGCAGGCGATGTCTCCTCCGTTCAAGTACGAGAGTTTCAGCCGCGACTCTGCCACCGGCACAGTGACATTCAGCGACTTCTATCTAGGCGGTAACGGCGCTGTGCACGGGGGCGCCGTCCCGTTGATCTTCGACGAGATTCTCGGGTTACTCGCCAACACAGATCGCCCTCGCTCTCGAACTGCGTACCTCCACGTCGACTACCGGCAGATCACCCCGGTGAACCGGCCATTGAGGATCGACGCCTGGGTCGACCGGGAGGAAGGTCGCAAGCTCTACCTGAAGGGCGTTCTCCGTGACGACCAACAGCTACTTGCAGAGGCCGAAGGGCTGTTCGTCACGCTCCGGCCCGGGCAACCGTAG
- a CDS encoding nuclear transport factor 2 family protein, giving the protein MDKIDELYARESIRDLINRYCIEADRGRLDAVQNLFADNGVYVFSGREYTGRQGIVELFTESGRRVQAAGLKARAWHNVTSSAVDVTGDTATARTYVVVLVAGAADHWGYYDDEFRCVDGRWFIARREFKLQGFVPGGIGEVLK; this is encoded by the coding sequence ATGGACAAGATCGATGAGCTATACGCGCGAGAGTCGATCAGGGACCTGATCAACCGGTACTGCATCGAGGCCGACCGCGGGCGCCTCGACGCTGTCCAGAATCTGTTCGCCGACAACGGCGTTTACGTGTTCAGCGGACGGGAGTACACCGGCAGGCAGGGCATCGTCGAACTGTTCACCGAAAGCGGCAGGCGCGTGCAGGCCGCGGGTCTGAAGGCCCGAGCATGGCACAACGTGACCTCGAGCGCCGTCGACGTCACCGGCGACACCGCGACCGCGCGTACCTACGTCGTGGTGCTGGTCGCCGGCGCCGCCGACCACTGGGGGTACTACGACGATGAGTTCCGCTGTGTGGACGGTCGTTGGTTCATCGCTCGGCGTGAGTTCAAGCTGCAGGGCTTCGTCCCCGGCGGGATTGGTGAGGTGCTGAAGTGA
- a CDS encoding SDR family NAD(P)-dependent oxidoreductase, protein MVVTGAGRGLGAAYAKAAASEGALVVVNDVDARQAQDVASGLPSAVADSSDISTWAGAQSVIDRCLETFGRIDGLVNNAGIVRVSWPEEASPEDLKAVVDVNLLGTAYCGVLALKAMSANGGGAIVNVTSGAQFGMPAVAGYAATKAGITALTYSWAAAYERTNVRVNAVSPDAMTPLAQTLAQEFPEVQAGTHSPESNAPAVVFLLSDLAREVNGEVVFTGGNRLALMQRPRIGRGVKTEGEWTPAAVAELFATNQPGNS, encoded by the coding sequence GTGGTCGTCACCGGTGCCGGCCGCGGCTTGGGCGCCGCATATGCCAAGGCTGCGGCGTCCGAAGGCGCACTGGTGGTCGTCAACGACGTCGACGCCCGGCAGGCGCAAGACGTAGCGTCCGGCCTGCCCTCCGCGGTGGCCGACTCCTCGGACATCTCCACCTGGGCCGGCGCGCAGTCGGTGATCGACCGGTGCCTGGAGACGTTCGGCCGGATCGACGGTCTGGTCAACAACGCCGGGATCGTGCGTGTCTCCTGGCCCGAGGAGGCCTCGCCGGAGGATCTCAAGGCGGTCGTCGACGTCAACCTGCTCGGTACCGCGTACTGCGGTGTGCTGGCGCTGAAAGCGATGTCCGCCAACGGTGGAGGCGCGATCGTCAACGTCACCTCGGGAGCGCAGTTCGGCATGCCGGCGGTCGCGGGATACGCGGCCACCAAGGCCGGCATCACCGCACTGACCTACTCCTGGGCCGCGGCCTACGAGCGGACGAACGTCCGGGTCAACGCGGTCTCTCCGGACGCCATGACACCACTGGCGCAGACTCTCGCGCAGGAGTTCCCCGAGGTGCAGGCGGGAACACATTCGCCCGAGAGCAACGCGCCGGCGGTTGTCTTCCTGCTGTCGGACCTCGCCCGCGAGGTGAACGGCGAAGTCGTCTTCACCGGCGGTAATCGGCTGGCGCTCATGCAGAGACCACGGATCGGCCGGGGCGTGAAGACGGAGGGCGAGTGGACACCGGCCGCGGTCGCAGAGCTTTTCGCCACTAACCAGCCGGGCAACAGCTAG
- a CDS encoding TetR/AcrR family transcriptional regulator produces MARPRKPLISRRGVLEAALRIIDEGGLDSVSIRRLADELGVNGASLYHHFPGGKDEILIGAAQLALVDVADDPDPDLPWREWLKGMANRYRDALAAHPGIVPIAIRRQEVGMGTQEFEAAATRLLQGGLPSAAIVPLLDAIENFIVGSALHESLSKSLIARKEVPTGPVMTKVLKDAGLSAEEVFDLVIDSIIEGVENAIAEQVARWTPQPAGEVAQ; encoded by the coding sequence ATGGCGCGTCCACGTAAACCTTTGATCTCGCGCCGCGGGGTGCTGGAGGCTGCCCTACGGATCATCGACGAAGGTGGGCTGGACAGCGTCAGCATTCGACGCCTGGCGGACGAACTGGGTGTCAACGGGGCCTCGCTGTACCACCACTTCCCCGGCGGCAAGGACGAGATTCTCATCGGCGCCGCCCAGTTGGCGCTCGTCGATGTGGCCGACGACCCTGATCCCGATCTCCCGTGGCGCGAGTGGCTGAAGGGCATGGCGAACCGGTACCGCGACGCACTCGCCGCGCATCCCGGGATCGTGCCCATAGCGATCCGGCGTCAGGAAGTCGGCATGGGCACTCAGGAATTCGAGGCGGCCGCCACCCGACTCCTGCAGGGCGGCCTCCCCAGCGCTGCGATCGTGCCACTGTTGGACGCGATCGAGAACTTCATCGTCGGTAGCGCGCTGCACGAGAGCCTGAGCAAGAGCCTGATCGCGCGGAAGGAAGTTCCGACCGGTCCGGTGATGACGAAGGTGCTGAAGGACGCGGGTCTCAGCGCGGAAGAGGTATTCGATCTCGTCATCGACAGCATCATCGAGGGCGTGGAGAACGCCATCGCCGAGCAGGTCGCTCGCTGGACCCCGCAACCGGCCGGGGAAGTCGCCCAGTAG
- a CDS encoding amidohydrolase family protein, which produces MSTLLPADLAHLDGHILDVDSHEMMPLQVWEETFGPEVRPLVEAWRNNGETAETDKNHPNVPDYAGDVAPIDEEVLIVKGSTAPGAADYERRLQVMDAMGVRAQLMFPGSIGLYGTVLRANHDDLELFPSITSGRVEFADKCIRMYQDYLLDIAKFSDRILPVAPIIEDDVESVIATARRLIDSGIKAIWLPAGLPVGGVSPASLSLDPLWAMCAEADVAVTLHIGGDGRLLASRAWEQAEAFEGFRSLGEFSVDPYSTSSLHVPFQNFTAVMVLGGVFDRHPNLRFGVIEVGAHWVGPLMENMDMWWKAMGHFNKNPHKLKELPSTYIKNNIRVSFFHFEPIDVYVDRYPGIDRVLSFSTDYPHVEGGKDVFRRTYAKLERHGKGVVDRIFVENPGLLMPSSV; this is translated from the coding sequence ATGTCTACTCTCCTTCCCGCCGACCTGGCCCATCTCGATGGCCACATCCTCGACGTCGACAGCCACGAGATGATGCCGCTGCAGGTCTGGGAGGAGACCTTCGGTCCGGAGGTCAGGCCGCTCGTCGAGGCCTGGCGGAACAATGGAGAGACGGCCGAGACCGACAAGAACCACCCCAACGTGCCCGACTACGCCGGCGATGTCGCGCCGATCGACGAAGAGGTGCTCATCGTGAAGGGGTCGACCGCTCCGGGTGCGGCTGACTACGAGCGCCGCCTGCAGGTCATGGACGCGATGGGTGTCCGCGCCCAGTTGATGTTCCCGGGGAGCATCGGGCTGTACGGCACGGTGCTGCGCGCCAACCACGACGATCTCGAACTCTTCCCGAGCATCACTTCGGGCCGTGTCGAGTTCGCGGACAAGTGCATCCGCATGTATCAGGACTACCTGCTGGACATCGCGAAGTTCTCGGACCGGATCCTGCCGGTCGCGCCGATCATCGAGGATGATGTCGAATCGGTGATCGCGACGGCCCGCCGTCTCATCGACAGCGGGATCAAGGCGATCTGGCTGCCTGCGGGGCTTCCCGTCGGGGGCGTGTCGCCGGCCAGCCTGAGCCTTGATCCCCTGTGGGCGATGTGCGCGGAGGCTGACGTCGCCGTCACCCTGCACATCGGCGGTGACGGACGCCTGCTGGCCAGCAGGGCATGGGAGCAGGCCGAGGCGTTCGAGGGCTTCCGTTCACTCGGCGAGTTCAGCGTCGACCCGTACTCCACCTCGAGCCTGCATGTTCCGTTCCAGAACTTCACCGCGGTGATGGTGCTCGGCGGGGTCTTCGACCGTCATCCCAACCTCCGCTTCGGCGTCATCGAGGTCGGCGCCCACTGGGTCGGGCCGCTGATGGAGAACATGGACATGTGGTGGAAGGCGATGGGGCACTTCAACAAGAATCCCCACAAGCTCAAGGAGCTTCCGTCCACCTACATCAAGAACAACATCCGCGTGTCGTTCTTCCACTTCGAACCGATCGACGTCTACGTGGATCGTTACCCGGGTATCGACCGGGTGCTGTCGTTCTCGACCGACTATCCGCATGTGGAGGGCGGCAAGGACGTGTTCCGTCGCACCTACGCGAAGCTGGAGCGCCACGGCAAGGGAGTCGTCGACCGGATCTTCGTCGAGAATCCCGGTCTGCTCATGCCCTCCTCGGTGTAA